AAATATCCTGTCCAAACCCGTGGGCAAAATTGCCCCTAACTTACGGCTAAGCTCAAGAGTTGTGGTAGAGATGCACCCTGCCATGTGGACATGTTCCAGATCATCAAGCTGTTTCTTTATGGCATCCTTTATGTACTTGTTATTGTGACCAAATATACTGACCCACCATGAACCGATTCCATCGATATATTTATTTCCATCCTTATCATAGAGGTAGATCCCTTCACCGTTTTTTATGACAAGAGGCGGGTAATCAATAAAGTCCTGATAGGAAGTAAAGGGCATCCATAAGTTATCATATCCTTCCATCGATCTCATTGCAGAACTCCTTAACTGATTCACTTACCTGAGCCCCAAAAGGCAGCTCAAGAACCGGACTGGGAATAAGAAACTGTTCGATCATCTTTAAATTGTCGCTGTATATAAAATCTTTACACTTCTTTTCGGGGTTGTTTACAACCGCTCCACTTACTGCCACTCCTGCACTCTTTAGCGAATCCACAGAAAGCCTGGTATGATTAAGCGTTCCAAGCTTCCCTGATGTAACAAGAAGAGCGGGGCTGGTAAAACGCTTTATCAGTTCGAGCATAAAATAGTTCTCGGTTAAAGGAACCATAACTCCGCCCGCACCTTCAATTATAGTAATATCTGCTTTGCGCGATATGGCATCCAGACACTTTTTCAGATGATCGGCACATATAGACACACCTTTCATCTGTGCTGCAAGATGGGGAGAGCAGGCGGGTTCGAAGCGATAGGGAACATGCACTTCATAGGGTAGAACCATCTCCGCATCACCCTTAAAAACAAAGTCTGCATCAGGGGCGCGCAAATCACCTGAACCGTTTTGGTAACATCCCGTTTGTACCGGTTTCATGTAGGAAACCTTCTGCCCAAGTGAAGCGAAGGTGTCGGCCAGAACACGTGCCACGTATGTTTTGCCTATATCGGTATCGGTACCGGTAATAAAGAGTATTTTTTTCTTCATCTGTTTGCCTTTATAATCTTGCCTGTTGCCGCGTTGTAGGTGACAGGTATCCCTTTTTCTGTTCCGAAAGCGGCTTCATACTCTTTGCACAGAGCGATAAGTTGCTTTCGTTTAAGCAGAGGGCCTCCTGTTGCTGCTGCACCAATTGAACTTATACTTTTAAGAGCATCAAAGGCGCTTGAATAGTACATTGTGGTAGTGTACTCATCAATTATCACCGAAGAGCTGTCAAACCCTGACTCACCAAGCAATCTGCACACGCTGTCCACTGAAGGGTATGAGGCCGAAAGGGGAAGATCATGGTTTTGACGTATGGTGTAAATTTCTTTAAACGAACCATCTAAGAAAAAGGAGAATAAAAGTGTACCGTTTTGTTTAAGGATGCGGGCACTTTCTGTAAGCAGCGTAGCGGGGGAGTGAGCCCACTGAAGCATCGAAGCCATCACCGCACCATCAAACCTACCTTGCTTAAGGGGAAGGTGTTCTCCGTCTGCCCGCAGAGCACGAATCCGGGAGGCAGGAAACTCCTCTTTTAGCAGTTTTAGTGGCTCGTTTGCAAGATCAAGGCAAAGCAGACTACAGTGTTTGGGTATAGATTCCATGCACTGTAACAGTGTTCCCGGGCCGCTTCCAATATCAGCCCATAATTGATCCTTTTGCATCACCGCGTTTAGATTGGTGCAGATTCGTTGCACTAAGTGCGTCTGGACCGTAGCGCAGGAGCTGTATGTTGCAGCCTTAAGACTGAAACTTTGTGCAATTCGCTTTTTATCTATCTGCAAAATACTCATTAACTACTTTCAAATCACCTGAACGCCACTGTTTTAAAAAAGCTAAAATACTTCATCCCTGAAAAAAACAACAATTCTTATATCCCTTAATCAGTCTCTGAGCACCATTTTTGAAAAAATCGGGGTAATTGAGTGAACAGGTCTTAAAAAAGTATTCATTCAGGGGGACATATCTGCTATATTTATAGACTAAGAACTAAATTTTTGTAAAAAGATAATCAATATGGTTGGCTAAAATGGTGAAAAACTTCATCAGGTGCTCTGTTCTGCTCTTTATCGTAGTTTTTAACCCCCTGGCTTCTGAAGACTTCCAACGGTTCAACGTTGCATTTGAGCTGCTTATTAATCAGGAATATCAGCGCTCCAGTGGGGAGCTCATGAGGCTTTTAGAGGATGACCCCAGCGATTTTGATGCACTCTATTTCTCTGTAGCTGTTGAGCAGACACGCATTCTGGACTACGATTCCTACAACCTTGAGAGCGCACGATTTGTGCAGTATGCAGACAGTGTACGGACTTCATTGGAAAATACGCTTGGTAATCTCACCGGAAGTGACTCGGTCAGGTGCGCCTTTTATATCGCCAACATCACCGGCGGAATTGGGATTATTCAGGCAAAGGCCGGACGATGGTTCGATGCCGTCAGAAATGCAATATCCTCGGTGAATACCCTGAGGGATCTTACTGATAAAGATCCAACCTTAGCTGAGGCAAAACTTGGGATCGGGGTGTTTGATTACTACCTCAGTAACAGTTTAAGATGGGTTCCTTTCACCGAAAACCGGGCAAAACGCGGTATTAAGGCAGTACGTGATGCACTGAATGCTCCTTCTCCCTTTGATTTAGCCGCAAAAAACTCCCTGTGCTGGATACTTATCGATGAAGAGGAGTTTGCGGAAGCCGATTCTCTGGCTCAGAGTGTACTCGATCTGGCTCCCGAAAACACGATATTCCTTAAGATTCGGGCACTGATTGCCCTGTGGACCGGTAGATACAGCAGAGCCGAAAAGTTAGCCTTGCAGCTTATCGATGCCTCTGATTCCAAAACCCCCGTTAACTGGTCTGATCTGGTCACCGGCTACTATATTTTAATTAACTGCCATCAACATAATGGCAGGGAAGCTGAATTGGTCAGGGATGCCGACAAGATCCTGGGTCGTACGATCCCACCGGAATTTAAAGACGTCTCTCACATCGAAAGTCATCTGAAACACATAAGAGATACATCCCGAATCTTCAGGGTTAATTAGGTTATGAAAAAAGAAGTATTGCTGTTCTCCTTTATGGTTGTTGTTTGCTGCACTGGTTTTGCCCAGTCCTATAATCCCCACATCCGTATGAATCCATCCATTGAGCGTTTTCTCTACAGGATGCAAACCCGTTATGGGTTTGATCCCGGGGACATTGGAACTCAGCCTCTTAGCGTACAGCGGGTGTTAGAGACGCTGGATTCCCTGGAGCACAATGTATCACTGACCTCAAGAGAGCGTTTTGATCTTCAAAGATTGCGAAAAAGCATTGGTGCTGAAAGAGGGATCTATGCCTATACCCATGATGACGGGGAGCTTAATCTCAATGCCGGGCTTAACCTGATCGGTGATATGGATGGCTCGCTTAACAGTGATGCTGCAGGGGGCAGAGGTATCATAAATCCCTACTTCACCGGAAATATTGGGGCGCTTTCCTTTTTCGCGGAAATTGATGTTTGGACTGAGTACCGCTCAGATACACTCTTTAACCCCAGCAGCTATCAGCCCTATGATGGCGTTCCCTACAATCTCTACGGAAGAAATACCGAAGAGAGTAACTTGCGCTCATCGGATCTTCCACGAGGAGGGATTAGTTACTCGCAGGGAAGAATCGATCTGGGGCTTTCGATCGATTACCTTAAGTGGGGGCCTGCGCTTCATTATCCTGTAACGCTTTCGGGGCAGACACCGCCGGTTACTGCTTTCAGGGCAGATCTGGATCTGGAGATTCTTCAGTATCAACATTTAGCGGGATTGCTTCAGAGCCAGAGAGATAAGAGAAAGTATATCTACGCTCACCGGCTCTCGGGCAGATGGAGAAATGTTCAGTTTGGGATAAATGAGGTGATAATTGGTGGCAGCACAACCGATCGCCAGCCTCCCGAAGATCCACACAACTCACTGCGCCATGAATATTACGGAGAGGAACGAACGCTTGAAATCGTCTATCTTATCCCTTTTGTGCCAAAGGTTTTTATTGAACATTATATTGGTGACAGGGATAATGCGGCGATCTCCCTTGATTTAAACATCACTCTTCCGGCAAACCTTCGACTCTACGGAGAGTTTCATATCGATGATATCCTCTCACCCTGGGAAATTTTCTCCGATGACTGGGGGAATAAGTGGGCGCTTACCTGGGGGCTAAACTGGGAGGGTGAGCTGTATGAGCGCGATGTTTCCGCGGGGTTTGAATACTCACGGGTAGAGCCCTGGGTGTACACCCATTTTTACGGGGGCAGTCACCGGTTTACAAACTTTGGACAGCCGCTGGGAAATCAGCTTGGGCCCAATTCAAGGGCGGTGCTTGCCTGGGCAGATATGGCTATATCACACCGAAACCGGGTAGGGATAAGGATTAACAGTGAAGAGCGTAATCCATCCGCGCGCGGTGGATCTGTGGAGCATGTGTTTCAGGATGAATATCCCAGAAGAGGAACGCCCGA
This portion of the Chitinispirillales bacterium ANBcel5 genome encodes:
- the bioD gene encoding dethiobiotin synthase — encoded protein: MKKKILFITGTDTDIGKTYVARVLADTFASLGQKVSYMKPVQTGCYQNGSGDLRAPDADFVFKGDAEMVLPYEVHVPYRFEPACSPHLAAQMKGVSICADHLKKCLDAISRKADITIIEGAGGVMVPLTENYFMLELIKRFTSPALLVTSGKLGTLNHTRLSVDSLKSAGVAVSGAVVNNPEKKCKDFIYSDNLKMIEQFLIPSPVLELPFGAQVSESVKEFCNEIDGRI
- a CDS encoding methyltransferase domain-containing protein, with translation MSILQIDKKRIAQSFSLKAATYSSCATVQTHLVQRICTNLNAVMQKDQLWADIGSGPGTLLQCMESIPKHCSLLCLDLANEPLKLLKEEFPASRIRALRADGEHLPLKQGRFDGAVMASMLQWAHSPATLLTESARILKQNGTLLFSFFLDGSFKEIYTIRQNHDLPLSASYPSVDSVCRLLGESGFDSSSVIIDEYTTTMYYSSAFDALKSISSIGAAATGGPLLKRKQLIALCKEYEAAFGTEKGIPVTYNAATGKIIKANR